Sequence from the Parus major isolate Abel chromosome 1, Parus_major1.1, whole genome shotgun sequence genome:
CCCAGGAAACTGTGCACAGttctctctgctgtttctgcCAGGAGCCCGTACAGCAGACATATGGTTATGTGAGAATTCTATCCCAGTTTCCTGCATGCATAATTTTGATAATGATGAATTATTTGGCCTGGTTTTATAAACTGTAAAGCCACAAACCACAGAAGCAAGAGGCATTATGACATCCAGTTAGTTTTCTGGGAGCCTTTTTGTACCCCCAGTCAAGACTTGCAGCTTGCAAGTGTTTTAGCTTGACTCATGTCCTCCCAATGGAAGACTCAGAAACAActcatcttttttcttgttctagGCTGAGTTTCTCAGGAATCTTCTCTTTTGTGTGATGAAGAGAAACTTAGGAAGAATAGAGAATTTTAGTACCTTTGGGTCACATTTCATTCCAACTGTACATACTTATCAATGCTTTCTTAATGCTTTTGTAGTGTTAACACTGGTCAGTAATGACTGATCACTCAGTCTTATGTATTTAAGTGGATTAGGAAATTCTGTAACAAAACAATCATATCCTTTGTATATTATCTGTGGTATTTTCAAAATAGCAGAAGAATACAATTAGCAAAGGTATAATTGGTTTTGACaatacttttttatatatattttatatatttttatatacaattTTAATACATTGCTCTCAGTCTTCTATCTTGGTTAATTAAGCTATGTAGTGTTTAATTCTAGTTCATAAGGTTGcctatatatatttatataaatacatatttgttGCTAGACTGAATCACAGCTTCCTAACTATTTAATTACCCTTTCTTATccagaaaatgccattttcagtGCTCATATAATTCAGAAGAGAACTTCTTTTATGAATGAGACAAACAGTAGACATGGCAGAGTATTGAATATGCTTGTTTGATGGTTTGCAGGATTCTGTTTTCTTATAGTTACATTATAACTCTGCTTTGTGAACACACAGAAAGTCCATGTTTGTCTAGTGAATgcttttcagggatttttttgcttaCAGATTATATTTGGAACATttatgtgtgcacacacacacgtTTACAATGTGTGAGTGAGAACTCATACTTCaaattgttttgttcttcttttaaatAGCATAAAGACTTAACATTTACATAAAGAGCAGTCATGGAGgagagcattttttttcttgtagtcATAATGGGTGACTGCTGAAAGGTCCTATGGAGGAAGAATGTGTGGTTTGGGGAGGGTTTTGAATGCTGAGAAGCTGACTCCTTTTAAAGCTAGTTTTGATTATTAATGTAGTACGTTAAACTTTTTAACATAAGCAGTCAGAAgattattaaagaaaacaaaaccaagtatctcttttgtttttccctgtgcaGTTCTAAGTGATCTGGATGATCAGCTGGCCCAGGAACAAACCCAAGACCCTTTGGAAAGAACAGTTTCTACTAGCAGTGCATCAAATGTCCAAAGTAGCAGTGCATTCCCTATTTCAAAGAGGCAGACTGCTAGTAGAGGGCAGCAGAGAAATGACTGGAGGGACATGCCTAGCACATTTTTCCCAGATGGACTGAGAACACTAAGGGCCAAAGATGAACACAAGATATTCATCAGACCAAGGAAGTTACACAGTGCATATATAAACTGGCACCAAACAGCCTTTCAAGAAGACTGCAGTTATGGAGATGCAGTCGATGGAAATCCTCGTCTGCACCGCAGGAGGCTGTCTGCGGTTTCTTTCGGACGCTCTTCAGAAGGGAGCTTATATCCCCCTTCTGTAACACAGAACAGTGGATTTAGGCACAAGGGCTGTATGAACAGGGATGCAGCTGGCAGAAGTTATTCAGTGTGTTCCCTTCGGAGATGTCCATCATCAATATCTTCTGATCAGCTATCAGCATCTAGTTTACAACATCCATTGGCAAGGGAGAGCAAGAATGGTTTTGTACCCAGGCTTGGTCGACAGAACCCAAAGAGAATTCCTCTGTCTTCCATTGTTTGGAACAACACACCAGACTCTTCAGAACAAACTCCAGAAACAATGTTTAGAACTCAATCACTGATGGAGTTTCATGCTACAGACCATGGTAGATatcccagctctctgcaagAAACTAAGAAATACCCAAGTTACCACTCAAAACACCACTACAGAAGATCTATTTCAAGCAGTAATTGCTTTAGTAGAGTTAGTTGCCCTGACAAAGCTCCTTCTCCGTTGCCCTTTGATAACTGGGAAAACTATCCTTTatacaaatcagaaaataatctCTCTAGATCCTACTATAGAGATACCTCTTCTCATGGCAAGTTGTatgcaaaccaaaaaaattcttATGGAAGAAAAGACAGATATCCTTCTTGGGCTGATATTCCTCAGTGTTACAGTGATGAAGTGTTTATTTCCCCCGATGCCAGCTTTGAAGTGTTTATGGCTAATTTAAATGACCACCAGTGGACACATACAAAGAATGCCAAGTTTGGTTCACAGCGCCTGCAGAACAATTTTCACATGTACTCTCCAGAAAATACAAGTATCAAAAGGATGACAAGAAGTCCAAAtagaaatttttcagaattcacTGAGGGCTGTCAGCCTTGGCTGAGTTCTaactcttctgtttcttcatcTGGTATCAGAACTGATGAGTCAGTCTTTCCCAATTCAAAGGACCAACCAAAACATACAGGACTGAACAGGAATTCAGTAGTTGTTACCCAAAGGAGTACTAAGGCAGACTTTACACACCTGGAAAAGGCTGAAGGTGTGAAACAGCCAGATGAAGACACGCTGTTACAGTCAGCTCCTCAACAAGCAGATACAAGCTACATCAATGCACAGAATTTTACCTCTAACAGCCCTGCTTCTGCCATGTGGCAAAGAGATGTATCTCTCTTTAACACAGTGACATCAAAGAGACAAACCCAAGCTACTGCCAGAGGAGATGCTGCAAAAATTTATACATCAAATAGTGATAAAAGAAATgttgaaatgaaggaaaatgatTGCCCACCCAGCAGTGTGTTCAGTCAGCCTCCCTGTATTTTGCCAGCTGATGGGAGCAGGAAGGAACCTTTTCTTCCAAGTCAGAAAGAATGGGAACATAATCTGCATTATGCAGCACAAAGAGAGAGTATCAAACAAGATAATTGGAGTGTAGAAGCCCTTAACAAAGCTACTTCAAAGAGACATTCCTCACTGCTGAATGTTACTTCTGCTCTATCCACTGAAAAATTAGCAAACTGTCAAGGCCTGTTGTCCTGTCCTCCTGAGTGCTCATCTAGTTTCTCACAAAACTCTCCACAAGCCCTTTCTCATAAAGACAATGCTAAATGCTTAGGAACACGAATGAGCTCTTCAGTAAATTGCACTGCTACTGAATCTCAAGCAGAAGGGGGGAAAACAGCTGAAGTGAGTAGAACAGGTGTTAGCAAAGagatttcacagaaaacactgcaaaatgcaAGCACTTTAATTACTAAGGACTGTAATGGAAAATTCACTACTAGTTCTCCACAAAATggatattcagaaaatatttatatgcatagCTTTGATGGAGACCCCAATACCTCTGAAAATAGTTTAAGTTATTTTTGCCTTGAAAAAGGAACGGAAAAAATGAGGAGTACTTCACCTTGTATCAGAAGGTTTCACAAGCAAGACAGCTCGCCAAGACATACCAGTAGCTGCAGCATTACTGGCTCTCCTGGCAGAAACAGCTTCAAGTCTTCTGACCCCCTTGTTATTTATTACACTTTGCCTAGAAAATCAGCAAGTATTGCTGGTAGTATTATGTCAGAGACACCCATCTCTTTACCTAGAGAAAGTAGAACAACATACGATTGTTTAAGGTCTGAAACTCTGCACAGAGCTGACACCTCTTATTCTAATCAAAGAGATGTGTCTTGTTTAGATCcaaaatgttcctttttaaCATCAGCATCATTAAATGCTGCCACAAGTGACAAAGATTACTGCAGTCCTTTAACCAAACATATTAATGATTCAGTAAGTAGTAGTACATCTGTTGATTTGACAGACAGATGTAAACATCTAAGTAGAAGAGAATCCTCGGTGTTTCCAGATTATAAGGAGGGGGGAAATtttttgcagaaatacaaaaccaCAAGCACATTTACAGTTTGTGTTGATGAAGATCATGTCAAGTATCATGAACTAGTTTCAATTTATTACACACTACCACGGAGAcattcaaaaacattttgtagCCTCTTTAGAGATAATTCAGAGGATGCAGATTTACCTTGTCCCAAAGAAAATGCTCAGTCACCAAGaatacaaaacaagaaaaatgaaggtcATGTGagtttagaaaatgtttttttccctactaCTTCAGAAAAAGAGGTGCCTTCATATTCTTCTGACCAAGTATCTTCAGTTCTGGTCACACCTCAGAATTTAAGAACTGCTGCTGATAGTGAAGAAGGGAATTCTCACTTATCCCCTAGCTCTGAGAAGTCGGTGAGTGTGGTACCTAACACGAAAGGTAATTCAGCACATCTTTCATTAGCAGAAAATGTACTTTCTGATGTGGCgacaaaagaaatttcttttggTGGCCCACAATCTATGGCAGTAGTGGCTAAGTCAGGTAAGGCCATTTCTGATGCTTCAAGCAGccaaaaggcagaaatacatataaaagaaaagaaggaaattttacAAAGAACCACACCACTAATGTCCACTTTATCAACCCCTCCCAAGTCAGGCAGACATTTAGAGAATCCTTTATATTCTAattcaacaaataaaaatacagtacagAAGGGAAGCTCTGAAAATTGCTCTCAGCCCCCAAAAGTgaacaagaaaaatctgaacAGTTTATTCCTCCGCTCCAGAGAGAAGAGTTCCCTTGGAAGGAGTGGTAACGCAGAGCATGCTGATGTGCCACTTACTCCCGTGGAAGATGTGTACAGGGATAGTGCCCAAGTTAAACAGAGAGCAGGTGTCCTACACCGAACTGCTCCTCTGTGTAATAATAAATTTAGTGGACTGCAATTAAGGGCTGAcagttcaagaaaaaaagagaatggtTTAAACTTTAGTAGCAAAGTGCTTCCAGAGTCTCCAAGCAAAGCATCTCAGGTAAGCACAGTATCCAGTGTCAATCCATTACTTCAGCTAGACAAAGTGGCTAGCACAAATACAGACGAAGTAAagaattcaaaaattaaaaaagagcaaaactcACCGAGTTCTCATATGGGTAAAGTTTACAGTGGTTTTCAGGAATCAGAGAGGCATAGTGAGGGCAACCTGAACATTAAAGATAAAGTCCCCAGGGTTACACAAGATCAGAACATAACACAGAGtccagaagaggaaaacaagctTCTCTCTGACTGCACAAGAGACAAAGTCAAAGATatagagaaaaggaaaaacagaccttcaattaaaaataaattggcaGCTGTTTACAAAACAAGTCGtaaattttcaagtaaaaatttACCCCCCAAACCACACATAAGTaacattttttcacagaatgatGGAAGTGCTACTTCTTTAGAGGTCAACATGTCCCTTGACTCGTTGATTTCAATGGATTCCCACCAGCCATTCCTGCAGTTGGACAATGAAAATCAGAATCACAGTCTGAACTCTGACAAGAATACTCCAAGACCAAGAACAGCTGATAATAAGAAGCCTGGAAATCAGAATGATCCTTCTTTGCTTGTTAACACCAAAAGGAGGCCTTTTACAAGTTCATACAACCAGAGGGAAGCCATCAGTCCTCAAAAAACTGCAGTGAAAGTGGAAGATAGGCCAAGACTTACAACCTTGTTTCCAGATAAAGCAGTGACCGCAAGAAATAAGAATTCCCAAACACTTGATCTCGGGTTAGAAAGCAAAAGCCAGCCCATCTCTCCCAGTGCTACTACCTCATACCCACTGgatgaagagaaaggaagagctAGCAGTCATGTCTGCGCTCCTCCCTCGCCACTTTTGACTGACAAAAACTCCAACACCTATATAaacagctgcctgcaggcagaCACATGTCCAGAGCAAAACTTGACTTCCCAGAGAGTGCTTGGTCAGCGTCAAAATACCTCTCAGCCTACTGGCTTAGAAAACGCTAACCTCAATAGCTATCAGTTACGCAAGAGCCATGTGAGAAGCCAGCGTGAACGTCACCTCTCTGAGGGCGTTTGTGCCCGAGATTCCCTTGAGACCTCTGCCTCAGGAACCAATATTCTACCCAAAGATGGCATACATGGGAAGAGATTTAAATCTtactcagagctgctgtcttGTGATGAGAATGAAAACTGGGCATCAGACGATGAAAAATGTTACAGCACTAGAAATTTAATGTATCCGTCTGTGGAATTTGGTATATTTGGCAAAGAGCAACAACTGGCTTTCCTGGAAAATATCAAGAGGTCACTCACAGAAGGGCGATTATGGAGACCATGTCTTCTTAATAACCCTGGTGCTTTCAGAGATACAGAGGGCTCTTCTATAAACAGGGCTGAGCTTCTGAGCTCAAGTTCTGCTGGGAGCAAAATGTCATCAGCTGCTTCATCCCCCCGAGAGCTGACTGATACCTACGTGGAAGACCCAGCCGCTTACTCGGACTCAGACAGTGATACCACTACTGATGATGAATATTACCTAGATGAGATAGACAAAGAATCAGAGCTATGAAGGGACTGTGGTACTAAGATGGCACAATAGTAGTGTGGTAGTTTCTGGGCAGGCAAAAACATGTCAAATAAGCTGAGCCCATTCTTATGCTGCTATAAATTGGTGCAGCTTCCTTAGTTTCAAGGGAGTTAGTATGTTATATTAGCTGAGCATTTGACTTTTGTATTAAATGTGTGGCTTCACCTTTCCTGTTTCTCTCAGCAGGGAaaaacaatgttaaaaaaatcccttccccATATAATAGAAGGTAAACAGCTGTGGAGCTTTGGGCAGTGTAAGTCCAGGGATGGCTTTCCTCTGAGTCAGCAAGCAGTAGTTAGGTTCCTGCCAGCTATGCAGTGCTGGAATGGCTAAATTCTAGCTTGAGCTGCTTTTTCTTATAGCACTTAACAGAAAACCAAGAAGTTACTTTGCTGATAATTTGCTGTTTCTCCTAAAGCAGGACACAATCTTCCTCATTATCAAGCATGATAATGCTAATCCTTCCCACTGAACAAATATCCTCGCAAAATGAAACCTCTTAAGTCTTTACAGTGTATTCTGTATGaatgttctttttctgcattCCTGGGAAGCATAGCAGCAATGTCCCTGGTGGCAtttgttctgctgtgctgttgAGGCAGATTCCACACCAGGACTTTTCAGCATTGCAAGAGCAGTGAGCAATGTGAGTTGCAGAAGTACCTCTAGTGTGGGAGAAAAagctcagcacagggcacagcatgGAGAAGCTGACCAAAAGAAAGACAACTGAGCATGAAAATCTGCTTTCCAGACACGGAAGATTCATAACCAGCACATCTTTGGTTACAGTTGACATGATTGGCCAGATTTCTGCCTTTGACTTAGAAACAagttaatttgaattaaaagtCAGACACTTTTAACaactcaaaatataaaaaaagtttaGCCTGTTAATTTCCTGTATTAACCTCATAGGTTAAACCTTTAGTTGTCCTAGTAGTGAGAAGATAACCAAAACAATTTGTGAGATCCCAGagttctgcagctgcctcttcTTGGCTGGTCTCAGGATGAGGCACCTGCGGGCACTGGACTCCttcagggcagcagcacctggggcaTCCTGAGAGGGCACTTGGCTGCAGCACCACTGCACCATACAGGCTGGGAGCTTTTTACATGCAGAGTAAATAAAACCAGTAAGAAAGTCTCTTTGCCCTTTGTTAAATTACTATCCCCTTTTGGTATTTTTCAACTGTTCCTGCTGTGACCACAGCACTCTTTGTCCTCTAAACTGCATGGgtgtaaatattttccattggCTTTTGTTCAGCCACAAAAATAATGTAGTATTATTACTCAGTAGCCAAAACTTGTCCCTGGCCATTAAATTTCTAACTAagctttgttctctttttatgaaaaatcaGAATCTGGCTTACTGAGCCAGAaggtgtattttaaaatacttttacattttcttctactttatttctgatttcataTATGGTCTGAAATGATGGtccatatttttatatgctttttaatccaataaaatttctgtaggacataattatatttttctaactTGAAGGACATTATACCGGCATTtgaaaataacatattttacACAAAACAAGCAATGCTTGTATCACTGACTACTCCACAAAAAtctaaaagatgaaaatattataGTAGGTAAGAGGTATCCTTATTTTTTCACACTGTAAGCTTCGTTAAAGAAGTGGGTCTGTAGTTTAAATCTGTACtgatatataattattattacttttcGCTGGGGTAATTTGTCTTTTGTTGTACATAGAAAGACTTAAACTGTATATTTATAGTCAGAATTGATCTCTACGACATGCCTGTTTCACAAGGATAAAAGAACAGAGGCAATGCTGGAAGGAAATGACTACTGTGTAATTGCAGTCTTGTAAAATGTGGTATTCAAAggagaaattatgtttttctgtaaatgtttctATTCTCTGTGTGTACAGGATTCTGTAGAGTAAGACAAAACCAGATGAGTATCTGTGCTGAGTTTCTGCTGTTGtacatttctgcaaaataaattaatccaAAAATTTGGGATACCAGCCTACATAAGgtaaagaataataaaagaaatgtggaaaaagtAAGTAAATGGTCATACAGTTTTTCTTGACTAGACGTAGATGGTTTagagcatttttatttgtaaatagtTTCTATCCATTCAACAGTAGTTGGATTAAGTGCTCACCTTGCAGGTataagtttttttcatttgctatGCTGTGTATGACAGAAAATCAGGTGGCTTGATTTAATGTAAGCAAGTAA
This genomic interval carries:
- the EXPH5 gene encoding exophilin-5 isoform X3, with amino-acid sequence MLQEGVRLHGVTEDANKRYDSSASPPSKVEEMATAEMCNSSMSAETSAHSFDTNQNETMEKSTLEWNEQLEKEIFSVLSDLDDQLAQEQTQDPLERTVSTSSASNVQSSSAFPISKRQTASRGQQRNDWRDMPSTFFPDGLRTLRAKDEHKIFIRPRKLHSAYINWHQTAFQEDCSYGDAVDGNPRLHRRRLSAVSFGRSSEGSLYPPSVTQNSGFRHKGCMNRDAAGRSYSVCSLRRCPSSISSDQLSASSLQHPLARESKNGFVPRLGRQNPKRIPLSSIVWNNTPDSSEQTPETMFRTQSLMEFHATDHGRYPSSLQETKKYPSYHSKHHYRRSISSSNCFSRVSCPDKAPSPLPFDNWENYPLYKSENNLSRSYYRDTSSHGKLYANQKNSYGRKDRYPSWADIPQCYSDEVFISPDASFEVFMANLNDHQWTHTKNAKFGSQRLQNNFHMYSPENTSIKRMTRSPNRNFSEFTEGCQPWLSSNSSVSSSGIRTDESVFPNSKDQPKHTGLNRNSVVVTQRSTKADFTHLEKAEGVKQPDEDTLLQSAPQQADTSYINAQNFTSNSPASAMWQRDVSLFNTVTSKRQTQATARGDAAKIYTSNSDKRNVEMKENDCPPSSVFSQPPCILPADGSRKEPFLPSQKEWEHNLHYAAQRESIKQDNWSVEALNKATSKRHSSLLNVTSALSTEKLANCQGLLSCPPECSSSFSQNSPQALSHKDNAKCLGTRMSSSVNCTATESQAEGGKTAEVSRTGVSKEISQKTLQNASTLITKDCNGKFTTSSPQNGYSENIYMHSFDGDPNTSENSLSYFCLEKGTEKMRSTSPCIRRFHKQDSSPRHTSSCSITGSPGRNSFKSSDPLVIYYTLPRKSASIAGSIMSETPISLPRESRTTYDCLRSETLHRADTSYSNQRDVSCLDPKCSFLTSASLNAATSDKDYCSPLTKHINDSVSSSTSVDLTDRCKHLSRRESSVFPDYKEGGNFLQKYKTTSTFTVCVDEDHVKYHELVSIYYTLPRRHSKTFCSLFRDNSEDADLPCPKENAQSPRIQNKKNEGHVSLENVFFPTTSEKEVPSYSSDQVSSVLVTPQNLRTAADSEEGNSHLSPSSEKSVSVVPNTKGNSAHLSLAENVLSDVATKEISFGGPQSMAVVAKSGKAISDASSSQKAEIHIKEKKEILQRTTPLMSTLSTPPKSGRHLENPLYSNSTNKNTVQKGSSENCSQPPKVNKKNLNSLFLRSREKSSLGRSGNAEHADVPLTPVEDVYRDSAQVKQRAGVLHRTAPLCNNKFSGLQLRADSSRKKENGLNFSSKVLPESPSKASQVSTVSSVNPLLQLDKVASTNTDEVKNSKIKKEQNSPSSHMGKVYSGFQESERHSEGNLNIKDKVPRVTQDQNITQSPEEENKLLSDCTRDKVKDIEKRKNRPSIKNKLAAVYKTSRKFSSKNLPPKPHISNIFSQNDGSATSLEVNMSLDSLISMDSHQPFLQLDNENQNHSLNSDKNTPRPRTADNKKPGNQNDPSLLVNTKRRPFTSSYNQREAISPQKTAVKVEDRPRLTTLFPDKAVTARNKNSQTLDLGLESKSQPISPSATTSYPLDEEKGRASSHVCAPPSPLLTDKNSNTYINSCLQADTCPEQNLTSQRVLGQRQNTSQPTGLENANLNSYQLRKSHVRSQRERHLSEGVCARDSLETSASGTNILPKDGIHGKRFKSYSELLSCDENENWASDDEKCYSTRNLMYPSVEFGIFGKEQQLAFLENIKRSLTEGRLWRPCLLNNPGAFRDTEGSSINRAELLSSSSAGSKMSSAASSPRELTDTYVEDPAAYSDSDSDTTTDDEYYLDEIDKESEL